The following are encoded in a window of Gemmatimonadales bacterium genomic DNA:
- a CDS encoding FtsX-like permease family protein, with protein MTLRALLRLAWREGRASRRRLLLLVAAIATGTAALVAINTFTANLRSAVNAEARGLLGADLALASRSAPTESLDALADSLACGGPVSCADRATVTTFGAMGYVPTRTGVRLVRVTAVDGGWPFFGAITTTPAGAWPRLQVDRVALVDPAFLTALGASIGDTLALGALRLPIAGTVDHVPGDVGIATAFGPRVFIPGALVTETGLLGFGARAEYDIYLQLPAGADVQAIADTLKPRLRPDRVRVRTVQDEQRNLGNALERLGRYLGLVALVALLLGGLGVGSAVHVLIRQKMDTIAVLRCLGGSSRQVFALFLVQAAGIGLIGSTVGAAIGLAVQQALPRVLGDFLPVTVTPAVSWPALATGLGLGLWTAVAFALIPLLGIRKISPLATLRRPYEAEARPARDRWTILAIAVLMASVVLMAMVQAGNAFRGAAFAAGIGVALAGLWLSAFTLVRGLRKSFPHRLAYVWRQGLANLYRPANQTVSVVLSLGFGTFLLATLLLVQHNLLRSLRVDGSSRRPNLILFDIQPDQAAGVDSLLRARGLDPTPAVPIVPMRIQSINGKAVQDYSRDTTEVEGRPAGWALRREYRSTYRDSVVGSERVVLGKWWGPGTDSAGAPVSISVEVGLAEELGVSIGDQITWDVQGVPIPSRVTSLREVDWARFETNFFVVFRPGALEAAPQTLVTLVRVDSASQRGLIQRAVVEQFANISALDLSTVQRALDDILGKVGAAIRFMAFFTLAAGLVVLLGSLATSRAQRLRETVLLKTLGASRAQVTRVAVSEYLALGTLAALAGLVLALGSGWALAHWLFETKFAIPAGPMLLLAAGVVALTVGVGLWSSVDLFRRTPLDALRNE; from the coding sequence GTGACACTGCGCGCGCTGCTCCGACTCGCCTGGCGCGAGGGGCGGGCCTCGCGCCGACGCCTCCTCCTGCTGGTGGCCGCGATTGCCACCGGTACCGCGGCGCTGGTGGCGATCAACACCTTTACCGCCAACCTCCGCTCGGCGGTCAACGCCGAGGCGCGCGGCCTCCTTGGCGCGGACCTGGCGCTGGCGTCCCGGTCAGCACCGACCGAATCGCTGGACGCGCTGGCAGATTCCCTCGCGTGCGGAGGGCCGGTCTCCTGCGCCGACCGGGCGACCGTCACCACCTTCGGCGCCATGGGGTATGTCCCAACCCGCACCGGCGTGCGCTTGGTACGGGTGACCGCGGTTGATGGAGGCTGGCCCTTCTTCGGGGCGATCACCACGACGCCGGCGGGAGCCTGGCCCCGACTCCAGGTTGACCGGGTGGCGCTGGTTGACCCTGCGTTCCTGACAGCCCTCGGGGCGTCGATCGGCGACACGCTGGCGCTGGGCGCGCTTCGGTTGCCGATTGCGGGTACGGTCGACCATGTACCCGGCGATGTCGGGATTGCCACCGCGTTTGGTCCGCGGGTGTTCATTCCGGGGGCACTGGTCACCGAGACCGGCTTGCTCGGCTTTGGCGCGCGAGCGGAATACGACATCTACCTCCAGCTGCCGGCCGGCGCCGACGTGCAGGCTATCGCCGACACCCTGAAGCCGAGACTCCGCCCCGATCGGGTGCGGGTGCGCACCGTGCAGGATGAACAGCGCAATCTCGGCAACGCGCTTGAGCGGCTCGGACGCTACCTCGGCCTCGTCGCCCTTGTGGCGCTGCTCCTGGGCGGACTCGGCGTCGGCAGCGCGGTGCATGTCCTGATCCGGCAGAAGATGGACACGATCGCGGTGCTCCGGTGCCTGGGCGGCAGCAGCCGACAGGTCTTCGCGCTCTTCCTGGTGCAGGCCGCTGGCATCGGGCTCATCGGAAGCACCGTGGGTGCCGCCATCGGGCTCGCGGTGCAACAGGCGCTTCCCCGCGTCCTCGGCGATTTCCTCCCCGTGACGGTCACTCCCGCGGTCTCCTGGCCCGCCCTCGCCACCGGACTGGGGCTTGGCCTCTGGACGGCGGTGGCCTTTGCGCTGATTCCGCTGCTGGGCATCCGCAAGATTTCTCCCCTTGCCACGCTGCGCCGCCCCTACGAGGCGGAGGCCAGGCCGGCGCGCGACCGCTGGACGATTCTCGCAATCGCGGTTCTGATGGCGAGCGTTGTCCTCATGGCGATGGTGCAGGCCGGCAATGCGTTCCGCGGTGCCGCATTCGCCGCGGGCATCGGCGTGGCGCTGGCCGGGCTCTGGCTCTCCGCATTCACCCTTGTGCGGGGGCTCCGGAAGTCGTTCCCGCACCGCCTCGCGTACGTATGGCGGCAGGGACTCGCGAACCTCTATCGACCCGCCAACCAGACGGTGTCGGTCGTCTTGTCGCTGGGCTTTGGCACCTTCCTCCTCGCGACGCTGCTGCTGGTGCAGCACAACCTCCTGCGCTCGTTGCGGGTGGACGGAAGTTCGCGGCGACCCAATCTCATCCTCTTCGACATCCAGCCCGACCAGGCGGCGGGGGTGGACTCCCTGCTCCGCGCGCGCGGCCTCGATCCAACTCCCGCCGTGCCGATCGTCCCGATGCGCATTCAGTCCATCAACGGGAAGGCGGTGCAGGACTATTCGCGCGACACGACCGAGGTCGAGGGACGGCCGGCAGGATGGGCGCTCCGGCGCGAATACCGCTCGACCTACCGCGACTCCGTGGTCGGGAGCGAGCGTGTCGTCCTCGGGAAGTGGTGGGGACCCGGCACTGATTCCGCCGGGGCGCCGGTGTCCATTTCCGTGGAGGTCGGGCTCGCGGAGGAACTCGGCGTCAGCATCGGTGACCAGATCACCTGGGACGTGCAGGGCGTGCCGATCCCGAGCCGGGTCACCAGCCTCCGCGAGGTCGACTGGGCCCGGTTCGAGACGAATTTCTTCGTGGTGTTCCGGCCGGGGGCGCTCGAGGCGGCGCCGCAGACGCTCGTCACCCTGGTGCGAGTCGACAGCGCCTCCCAGCGGGGGCTGATCCAGCGCGCAGTAGTGGAGCAGTTCGCCAATATCTCGGCGCTTGACCTCTCCACCGTGCAGCGAGCGCTGGACGACATCCTCGGCAAGGTGGGGGCGGCCATCCGGTTCATGGCGTTCTTCACGCTGGCGGCGGGGCTCGTGGTCCTGCTTGGATCACTCGCCACCAGCCGAGCGCAGCGGTTGCGGGAAACGGTGCTGCTCAAGACGCTCGGTGCGAGCCGGGCGCAGGTGACGCGGGTGGCCGTGTCGGAGTACCTGGCGCTGGGCACCCTGGCGGCCCTGGCGGGGCTGGTCCTGGCGCTCGGGAGCGGCTGGGCGCTGGCCCACTGGCTCTTCGAGACGAAATTCGCGATCCCGGCCGGGCCGATGCTCCTCCTCGCGGCCGGTGTGGTGGCGCTGACGGTGGGCGTCGGGCTCTGGAGCTCGGTGGACCTCTTTCGACGCACGCCGCTGGACGCCCTGCGGAACGAGTAG
- a CDS encoding ABC transporter ATP-binding protein has product MLRCENLTQSYRSGTGTLTVLQDISFAVEAGEFVAIIGPSGSGKTTLLGLLAGLDRPASGEVWLDGVALSGLDEDQRAALRGAKVGFVFQAYQLIPTLTALENVQVPLELRGESDPSRARALLERVGLGDRTGHYPAQLSGGEQQRVALARAFSTHPKILFADEPTGNLDQRTGADIIDLMTDLNREAGTTLVLVTHDPDLAGRARRILRLADGHLESDTTT; this is encoded by the coding sequence ATGCTGCGCTGTGAGAACCTGACCCAGTCGTATCGATCGGGCACGGGCACGCTGACCGTCCTGCAAGATATCAGCTTCGCGGTGGAAGCCGGCGAATTTGTCGCCATCATCGGCCCGTCTGGCAGCGGCAAAACGACGCTGCTCGGACTCCTGGCCGGACTGGATCGGCCCGCGTCGGGCGAGGTCTGGCTCGATGGAGTCGCGCTCAGCGGGCTGGATGAAGACCAGCGCGCCGCCCTCCGCGGCGCCAAGGTCGGCTTCGTCTTCCAGGCCTACCAGTTGATCCCGACGCTCACCGCCCTGGAGAATGTCCAGGTCCCCCTCGAACTCCGTGGAGAGTCCGACCCGTCACGGGCCCGCGCGCTCCTGGAGCGCGTCGGGCTGGGTGACCGCACCGGGCACTACCCCGCCCAGCTCTCCGGCGGCGAGCAGCAGCGTGTCGCGCTGGCGCGGGCGTTTTCTACCCACCCGAAGATCCTCTTTGCCGACGAACCGACCGGCAATCTGGATCAGCGGACCGGGGCCGACATCATCGACCTGATGACCGACCTCAACCGCGAGGCGGGGACCACACTCGTGCTGGTAACGCACGACCCCGACCTGGCTGGCCGGGCGCGCCGTATTCTCCGGCTGGCGGACGGCCACCTGGAGTCGGACACCACCACGTGA
- a CDS encoding arylesterase, whose amino-acid sequence MSRMIQHSVAGAAILAALAGCGGGDTPKPADSSPAAAPAAPLILVVGTSLTAGLGLDPSEAYPAVLQQKIDSAGLNYRVVNRGVSGETSTGARQRVDWLMQQPVAILILETGANDGLRGLDPDSLRVNIEAIVRRARQQHPPPGILLLGMEAPPNLGADYTTRFRAVYREAAADLDVPLVPFLLQGVGGVDSLNQADGIHPTAAGQRRVADLVWRALLPLLKQGPRS is encoded by the coding sequence ATGTCCCGAATGATACAGCACTCCGTCGCGGGCGCCGCGATTCTCGCGGCGCTGGCCGGGTGTGGTGGGGGTGATACGCCGAAGCCGGCCGACAGTTCCCCCGCCGCGGCGCCGGCCGCCCCGCTGATCCTCGTGGTCGGCACCAGCCTGACGGCAGGGCTCGGCCTCGACCCGTCCGAGGCGTACCCCGCCGTGTTGCAACAGAAAATCGACTCCGCGGGCCTCAACTACCGCGTAGTCAATCGAGGCGTGAGCGGGGAAACGTCGACGGGGGCGCGGCAGCGGGTGGACTGGCTCATGCAGCAGCCGGTGGCGATCCTGATTCTGGAAACCGGCGCCAACGACGGCCTCCGTGGCCTCGATCCCGACTCGTTGCGGGTCAACATCGAGGCGATTGTGCGCCGTGCCCGCCAGCAGCACCCACCACCGGGGATCCTTCTGCTTGGGATGGAGGCGCCCCCCAACCTCGGCGCCGACTACACGACTCGCTTCCGCGCGGTCTACCGGGAGGCTGCGGCCGATCTCGACGTGCCGCTCGTCCCGTTCCTGCTTCAGGGTGTCGGCGGGGTCGATTCCCTGAATCAGGCCGACGGCATTCACCCGACGGCGGCAGGACAGCGACGGGTGGCCGATCTGGTGTGGAGAGCGCTGCTCCCCCTGTTGAAGCAGGGGCCACGCTCGTAA
- a CDS encoding metal-dependent hydrolase: protein MDNLCHTLVGAALAQSGLKKRSPLGTATLLIAANLPDVDVISLAWGSTAGLAFRRGWTHGVLALSLWPFLLAAVMVGFDRVGKQRGARFWPLAGLAAIGVASHTLLDLLNTYGVRWLMPFSERWYYGDTLFIVDIWAWLVLATGVLVSMRRERQHRTDWRRPARGALAVATLYTTGMFVAGRLAASQVRFELVAGGVPVRRVLASPIPVTPILRDVVVDEGDQYLVGSIRIGGNFVPGNHWPKRDPSSEESDPEVAQAASTPAAATFLWWARYPTYIVDRRGSMTVVHFIDLRYARSPDAAFGTLSVPVSDAQLALAPLP, encoded by the coding sequence ATGGACAACCTCTGCCACACCCTGGTCGGCGCGGCGCTGGCGCAGTCCGGTTTGAAGAAGCGCTCCCCGCTCGGCACCGCGACCCTCCTCATCGCGGCCAACCTCCCGGATGTGGATGTCATCAGCCTCGCCTGGGGCAGCACCGCCGGGCTCGCCTTTCGGCGCGGGTGGACCCACGGGGTGCTGGCCCTCTCGCTCTGGCCGTTTCTGCTCGCGGCGGTGATGGTCGGATTCGACCGGGTGGGGAAGCAGCGAGGCGCCCGCTTCTGGCCGCTGGCCGGGCTCGCCGCGATCGGCGTGGCCAGTCACACCCTCCTCGACTTGCTCAATACCTACGGAGTACGGTGGCTCATGCCGTTCTCGGAGCGGTGGTACTACGGCGACACGCTCTTCATCGTGGACATCTGGGCCTGGCTGGTGCTGGCCACCGGCGTGCTCGTGAGCATGCGACGCGAGCGACAGCACCGGACCGACTGGCGACGACCGGCTCGAGGTGCGCTGGCCGTGGCAACCCTGTACACGACTGGAATGTTTGTGGCAGGCCGGTTGGCTGCCTCACAGGTTCGGTTTGAACTCGTCGCCGGAGGGGTGCCGGTACGACGCGTCCTTGCCTCACCGATCCCGGTGACGCCCATCCTGCGGGACGTGGTCGTGGATGAAGGCGATCAGTACCTGGTGGGGAGCATCCGTATCGGGGGCAATTTTGTTCCGGGCAACCACTGGCCGAAGCGCGACCCGTCTAGCGAGGAAAGCGACCCCGAGGTGGCACAGGCGGCCTCCACGCCGGCGGCGGCGACATTCCTCTGGTGGGCCCGCTACCCGACCTACATCGTCGACCGCAGAGGGAGCATGACGGTCGTGCACTTCATCGATCTTCGGTACGCGCGCTCGCCCGATGCCGCATTCGGCACGCTCAGCGTGCCCGTTTCCGACGCCCAGCTCGCCCTCGCTCCCCTTCCCTGA